Proteins from one Bifidobacterium sp. ESL0732 genomic window:
- a CDS encoding glycine--tRNA ligase, producing MAQSKLDEVVSLAKRRGFVFPAGEIYGGTRSAWDYGPLGVALKDNIKREWWRSMVVTRGDVVGVDTSIILPSAVWEASGHVKVFNDPLIECLNCHKRQRADKLQESYAEKHGDKMPEDGLKSIVCPECGTRGQWTEPRDFNMMLRTHLGPVDDENSLHYLRPETAQGIFVDFKNVMTSSRSKPPFGIANMGKSFRNEITPGNFIFRTREFEQMEMEFFVEPGTDEEWHQYWIDTRTRWYTDLGINPENLRHYEHPKEKLAHYSKRTVDIEYKFGFKGSDWGELEGVANRTDFDLSAHQEHSGEDLTFFDQASGKKYIPYVIEPAAGLTRSLMAFLVDAYAVDEAPNTKGGVDRRTVLRLDPRLSPVKAAVFPLSKKAPLQGIAHDLAAELRQHDWMIDYDEAGAIGRRYRRQDEIGTPLCITVDFDTADDHAVTIRERDSMKQERVDLDNVAQYVADRIGEKRVRYPEGPASIVGTTAADGGVDFAKESGIDESAPVKVAEAGGLY from the coding sequence GTGGCTCAATCCAAACTTGATGAAGTCGTATCGCTGGCCAAGCGTCGTGGTTTTGTGTTCCCTGCGGGGGAGATCTACGGCGGCACACGTTCCGCATGGGATTATGGCCCGCTCGGCGTCGCGCTGAAAGACAATATCAAGCGCGAATGGTGGCGCTCGATGGTCGTCACCCGTGGCGATGTGGTCGGCGTTGACACCTCAATTATTCTTCCTTCCGCCGTTTGGGAGGCCTCCGGCCATGTCAAGGTATTCAACGACCCGCTGATCGAATGCCTTAACTGCCACAAGCGCCAACGAGCCGACAAGCTGCAGGAGTCCTACGCCGAGAAGCACGGCGACAAGATGCCTGAAGATGGTTTGAAGTCCATCGTCTGCCCCGAGTGTGGCACCCGCGGCCAGTGGACGGAACCGCGTGATTTCAACATGATGCTGCGTACGCATCTCGGCCCGGTGGACGACGAGAACTCGTTGCATTATCTGCGCCCCGAGACTGCCCAGGGCATCTTTGTGGACTTCAAGAACGTGATGACCTCTTCGCGTTCGAAGCCGCCGTTCGGCATTGCCAACATGGGCAAGTCTTTCCGCAACGAGATCACCCCCGGCAACTTCATCTTCCGCACCCGTGAGTTCGAGCAGATGGAGATGGAGTTCTTCGTGGAGCCCGGCACCGACGAGGAATGGCACCAGTATTGGATTGACACCCGCACCCGCTGGTATACCGACCTTGGCATCAACCCGGAGAACCTGCGCCATTACGAGCATCCCAAAGAGAAGCTCGCGCACTATTCCAAGCGCACCGTCGACATCGAATACAAGTTCGGATTCAAGGGCTCCGACTGGGGTGAGCTCGAAGGCGTGGCCAACCGCACCGACTTCGACCTCTCGGCACATCAGGAGCATTCCGGCGAGGATCTGACCTTCTTCGATCAGGCCAGCGGCAAGAAGTACATCCCCTACGTCATCGAGCCGGCCGCAGGCCTGACCCGTTCGCTGATGGCCTTCCTCGTGGACGCCTACGCCGTCGACGAGGCGCCGAACACCAAGGGCGGCGTCGACCGCCGCACCGTACTGCGTCTCGACCCGCGCCTTTCCCCGGTCAAGGCCGCCGTCTTCCCGTTGAGCAAGAAGGCCCCGCTGCAGGGGATCGCCCACGATCTGGCCGCCGAACTTCGCCAGCACGACTGGATGATCGACTACGACGAGGCCGGCGCCATCGGCCGCCGCTACCGCCGCCAAGACGAGATCGGCACCCCGCTGTGCATCACCGTCGACTTCGACACCGCTGACGACCACGCCGTCACCATTCGTGAGCGCGACTCCATGAAACAGGAACGCGTCGACCTCGACAACGTGGCCCAGTACGTCGCCGACCGCATCGGCGAGAAGCGCGTGCGCTACCCCGAAGGCCCGGCTTCAATCGTCGGCACCACCGCTGCCGACGGAGGCGTCGATTTCGCCAAGGAGTCGGGCATCGACGAGTCCGCCCCGGTCAAGGTCGCCGAAGCAGGCGGGTTGTACTGA
- a CDS encoding thiamine-binding protein: protein MSENIDRNAVKQTVPTDPKTGKPYINTVAAVAIAPSGTGSELSEYVAQSVNVIRESGLPNETNAMFTNIEGDLDDVLKTVRDATMVLAAQGYRTGVTLKLDIRPGFSGQIKEKQQLVDDILSQTK, encoded by the coding sequence ATGAGCGAGAATATCGACCGCAACGCCGTCAAACAGACTGTCCCCACTGACCCGAAAACCGGCAAACCCTATATCAATACCGTCGCAGCCGTGGCCATCGCGCCCAGCGGCACAGGTTCGGAACTGAGCGAATACGTCGCGCAATCCGTCAACGTCATTCGCGAATCTGGTCTGCCCAACGAGACCAACGCGATGTTCACCAACATCGAAGGCGATCTTGACGACGTACTCAAAACCGTGCGGGACGCCACCATGGTGTTGGCAGCCCAAGGATATCGCACTGGCGTCACACTTAAACTCGACATACGTCCCGGTTTTTCCGGACAAATCAAAGAGAAACAGCAACTTGTTGACGACATTCTAAGTCAAACGAAATAA
- a CDS encoding LacI family DNA-binding transcriptional regulator, with translation MMTMKDVAEKAGVSISTVSLVLNNRDAGRVKTQIAARVREIADELGYKPNPMARSLRTSKTGILGFVADEIYDIPYTAQTLQGAQDAASHYGYIILFVDTDGSASQTDQISVLQRYGMDGFLYSKPSSQVTEVPEDLVHSPLVLISTNTVDNRFPIVEPDEFAIGYDATKKLIGSGAKKIAYIGNAAPTIAQATRLEGYRKALKEAKMPFDKNLVVNVSKNDDALGKVSSLFDAVHPDGFFCYDDARAWYIYECAARRGLNVGKDLSVIGVGNDSNIADTFTPKLTSVAMPYYEMGYWAVCKLVSLIEKRSLGDDPFPKNLIDLPPINSAIPACIHCQIIDNQSVVGKE, from the coding sequence ATGATGACTATGAAAGACGTCGCGGAGAAGGCCGGAGTCTCAATCTCCACTGTCTCCTTGGTACTCAACAACAGAGATGCCGGACGTGTAAAAACTCAGATAGCCGCAAGGGTGCGAGAAATCGCCGATGAGCTTGGTTATAAACCGAATCCGATGGCGCGCAGCCTGCGTACCAGCAAAACCGGAATCTTGGGATTCGTCGCCGACGAAATCTACGACATCCCTTACACCGCGCAAACCCTGCAGGGCGCACAGGATGCCGCAAGCCACTACGGCTACATCATCCTCTTCGTCGATACCGACGGATCTGCCAGCCAGACAGACCAGATTTCGGTGCTGCAACGGTACGGTATGGACGGATTCCTCTATTCCAAGCCTTCCAGCCAGGTCACCGAAGTCCCTGAGGACCTCGTCCACTCCCCGCTGGTTCTGATTTCCACCAATACTGTCGACAATCGCTTCCCCATCGTCGAACCCGACGAATTCGCCATTGGTTACGACGCCACGAAGAAGCTGATTGGTTCCGGAGCGAAAAAAATCGCCTATATCGGCAATGCCGCACCGACCATCGCACAAGCTACAAGACTTGAAGGCTATCGCAAGGCGCTCAAGGAAGCCAAAATGCCCTTCGACAAGAATCTGGTCGTCAACGTCTCGAAGAACGACGACGCCCTCGGCAAGGTCTCATCGCTTTTCGACGCAGTACACCCCGACGGGTTCTTCTGCTACGACGACGCACGCGCCTGGTACATCTACGAATGCGCAGCGCGCCGCGGACTGAACGTCGGCAAGGACCTTTCAGTTATCGGCGTGGGCAACGACAGCAATATCGCCGACACCTTCACCCCCAAGCTGACCAGCGTCGCCATGCCGTATTACGAAATGGGTTACTGGGCAGTCTGCAAGCTCGTCTCGCTGATTGAAAAGCGCTCCTTGGGCGATGACCCATTCCCGAAGAACCTCATCGATCTGCCACCCATCAATTCCGCGATTCCGGCCTGTATTCATTGCCAGATCATTGACAACCAATCGGTTGTCGGCAAAGAATAG
- a CDS encoding isoprenyl transferase: MAFEHVDYTSLDVPSAPFSDPSIIPAFPKNKVPRHVGVIMDGNGRWAQQRGLTRTHGHQAAEPVVFDTIAGAIEAGVRYLSLYTFSTENWKRSPQEVRFLMGFSRDIIHRRVAQMDEWGVRVRWSGRRPRLWKSVIDELEVAMERTKHNSTIDVVFCINYGGRSEIADAAAAIAKAVRDGKISGDRVTESMIAEHLYNPDIPDCDLVIRTSGEQRTSNFLPWEAAYAELDFAPELFPDYGREALWRSIDHYVHRDRRFGGVKTKAK, from the coding sequence ATGGCTTTTGAACATGTGGACTATACCTCGCTTGACGTTCCGTCGGCCCCCTTCTCGGATCCCTCGATAATCCCTGCGTTCCCGAAGAACAAGGTTCCCCGTCACGTCGGCGTCATCATGGACGGCAACGGACGCTGGGCCCAGCAGCGCGGCTTGACCCGCACCCACGGTCACCAGGCGGCCGAACCGGTCGTCTTCGACACCATCGCCGGTGCCATCGAGGCCGGTGTGCGTTACTTGAGCCTCTATACTTTTTCCACCGAAAACTGGAAACGCAGCCCGCAGGAAGTGCGTTTTCTCATGGGCTTCTCCCGCGACATCATCCACCGCCGGGTGGCGCAGATGGACGAGTGGGGCGTGCGTGTGCGCTGGTCGGGCCGCCGCCCGAGGCTCTGGAAGTCGGTGATCGACGAGCTTGAGGTCGCCATGGAACGGACCAAGCACAATTCCACCATCGATGTCGTCTTCTGCATCAATTACGGCGGTCGTTCCGAGATAGCGGACGCTGCGGCAGCCATCGCGAAGGCAGTTCGGGATGGCAAAATCAGCGGTGACCGTGTCACCGAATCAATGATTGCCGAGCATCTTTATAATCCTGATATTCCCGATTGCGACTTGGTGATCCGCACTTCCGGCGAGCAGCGCACCTCTAACTTCCTGCCGTGGGAAGCGGCTTACGCTGAACTCGATTTCGCTCCCGAACTGTTCCCGGATTACGGACGCGAGGCGCTTTGGCGTTCCATTGACCATTACGTTCACCGCGATCGTCGTTTCGGTGGTGTCAAGACCAAAGCGAAGTGA
- the recO gene encoding DNA repair protein RecO encodes MALYRDEGVVLKTVKLGEADRIITLLTKTHGKVRAVAKGVRRTKSRFGGRLEPFMRDDLLIAEGRSLDVISQAASISSYAARICVDYDAYTAANVIAETTDKLVSTEHEPAQRQYMLLISALAALAKAQHPAEAISDSYVMRALAQAGWTPRLASCTVCGRRDDLEYFSVASGGILCSVDHTPDSKRIDLDGREQMEALVEGDWKVLDYAPLKAEIRRFVEEWGEYYLERPIRSLKLLDS; translated from the coding sequence ATGGCGCTGTATCGTGATGAAGGTGTGGTTCTGAAGACCGTCAAACTCGGCGAGGCCGACCGTATCATCACACTGCTGACCAAAACCCACGGCAAAGTACGTGCGGTCGCCAAGGGCGTGCGGCGCACCAAATCTCGCTTTGGCGGCAGGCTGGAGCCGTTCATGCGCGACGATCTGCTCATCGCCGAAGGCCGTTCGCTCGATGTCATCTCGCAAGCCGCTTCCATTTCCTCCTACGCCGCGCGCATTTGTGTGGACTACGATGCCTACACCGCCGCCAACGTCATCGCCGAGACGACCGACAAACTGGTTTCCACGGAGCACGAGCCGGCCCAACGTCAATATATGTTGCTGATTTCGGCATTGGCTGCGCTCGCAAAGGCGCAGCATCCGGCCGAAGCCATCAGTGATTCCTATGTGATGCGCGCGCTGGCACAGGCTGGTTGGACCCCACGACTTGCCTCGTGCACGGTGTGCGGCAGGCGTGATGACCTCGAATACTTTTCTGTGGCTTCCGGCGGCATCCTGTGCTCCGTCGACCACACCCCGGATTCCAAGCGCATCGACCTTGACGGGAGAGAACAAATGGAGGCGCTTGTCGAAGGGGACTGGAAAGTACTTGATTATGCGCCTTTGAAGGCCGAAATTCGGCGATTTGTTGAAGAATGGGGTGAATATTACCTCGAACGCCCCATCCGCTCGTTGAAGTTGCTAGATTCGTAA
- a CDS encoding InlB B-repeat-containing protein, with the protein MSLVKSLIGAVLAPVMLLGLAPPAANAVSPNDDTAATQTTQSQSANVAEDSNSAPSAGTPSSNEAGVSSPSSPTDSSSTSQQTQTTGPASSTVSNPGPGTSASNVKGQAANGSSGLTAKSASSPVSDNRNGSITQAKPSVGAQDAVPCTAKTNQVWGALHWSIHLSDDQQDCVLELEGGTIPDTHSIGDQASNPINQQYKSTEVTKLVVDKNDANPVKLTNGWGIFDGYFLPNLKTADVDNLDTSGSTNMGYMFHIQSHLTSITGMDKWDTSKVTDMQYMFQGDTVLVGDVDTSPQAAPNGRNLDLSNWKTSAVKNMTGMFQNCSALQSLDISGFDMNGLSWVWLGSDEGPGGQAILRNYYSMFAGMNLKRVKLGQGAHIVTDYSSNSEVYYSVYGSKGVFSYDCAGNGHEFDDACLATTPRYETVDQSAVFKGWHGINPGPAGPDGKGEWLYLTTAHYNGNGAGSSVTPCGDGNAVPFAPVCTAATRPGYRLKGWNTQANMQGTDYLLKDGNGNVPVIPYDLGNVTLYARWTDKPQPTITGHTVKSDGVHVSGSSLGTLRTGDKVTVSDGDGQSSPAVAVTTGSSWEAVVPLPKDLVGRGGDVTYTATITGENADPSDAYTATIDAVAPGFEDLKVDSSARTLTGTVWSSGDKTAQTGRTVESGDTVDVTWPDETTSTSASGADGKFSVPVPASVPMSGKAKVKATDAAGANGVEGRSNGSDPVEVKMSNTVRFDVGPGAVTDAPVDQNVADGGHAIAPTIDPSKTGYRFDGWYTDDNYGTKFDFGGIAINEDKTIYAKWTRLYKVSFDLGSGAMAGTGNASTVDQQVADGGHAAKPSTNPAPPTGYRFGGWYTDNTYATKFNFDDMAITADTTIYAKWVKTWQVVFDANGGGAVANPTVTLDDGQKVGDPGAPNPAPADGDGNPSVFRGWYNGTTKYDFNDVVTGDLNLKAKWADANHTVTFDPNQGQGAPDAVRVADHGKVTRPAASKNPTREGYRFDDWYTDATGSTKFDFSTTEITGNATVYAHWVKTYKVTFAPAGGSDVDGQTIDAGGTATDPGAPATAPTDAHGESSRFLGWFESGSATPYDFSATSVGADVTLTAHWDDLHREVRFDTQGGPSVGHRLKDDGGTPGAAPADPEWARHRFLGWFDAPTGGSPFDFGQTLHGDVTAYAHWTGTWDVTFDANGGDDVAKQEINSGGTATDTGAPSTPPTDRHGESSRFLGWFADGSETAYDFSTAVTGDVALKAKWDDAHREVKFDSHGGSNVAHRLVNDGATPGAAPATPTRANYRFLGWFTAEDGGTEFDFGQALHRDVTAHARWVRRYTVTFDANGGSAVDAKTVDAGRPVLKPADPTKRDSHGEPARFLGWYEPGSETAYVFASTPVSADVTLTARWDDLHRKVSFDSHGGSAVDSQLKVDGQSPDVVADPSKTGYRFVGWFTAADGGTTFSFGQVLHGDVTAHARWVKTWTVSFDTGLGGSVVPSQTRDEGSSAVSVTDPTTSATDSHGDLSKFLGWFVDGADTAYDFSKPLTADVSLKARWGDARHKITLNLGNGEADTVSWVDDGGLLIRPVTDPVKTGYRFDGWYTVAPSQASRIRLRGAGTYDFSVAPTGDFTLYAHYVKTWNVTFDANGGTGQPVAQVVDDGAKATAPAAGSVSRDGYVLNGWKDANGRAYDFDSAVTGDVSLKASWKVDKSALNALIDKAKGKDKSDYTPESFKPLQDALDHAKDVSKDPDASKSDVDQAAASLQDALNSLKPVDSGSNGSNGSNGSGANGSNSNGSNGSNGSGGLDGLIDQAVAQAGNHRQSDYTPDSWEAFQNALDRARAVARDPHASKADIDQATAALRNALNGLKLRGGLSATGAGVVAPAVLASVLAAFAGITLVLRKREKR; encoded by the coding sequence ATGTCGTTGGTGAAGAGTCTGATTGGTGCCGTTTTAGCCCCGGTGATGCTTCTGGGTCTTGCTCCTCCCGCAGCGAATGCCGTTTCACCGAACGATGATACTGCGGCTACTCAAACAACACAGTCGCAGTCGGCAAACGTTGCCGAAGACAGCAATAGTGCACCCTCGGCAGGTACGCCGTCCAGCAATGAAGCTGGTGTTTCCTCACCTTCGTCACCCACAGATTCCTCCAGCACTTCACAGCAAACCCAAACCACCGGGCCCGCATCTTCAACTGTTTCCAATCCTGGTCCCGGCACTTCCGCCTCTAATGTAAAGGGACAGGCCGCCAATGGTTCGTCTGGCTTGACCGCCAAGTCCGCGTCGAGCCCGGTTTCCGATAATCGCAATGGCTCGATTACGCAGGCGAAACCGTCCGTCGGCGCGCAGGACGCGGTGCCGTGCACGGCGAAGACGAATCAGGTCTGGGGCGCGCTGCACTGGAGCATCCACCTGAGCGACGACCAGCAGGACTGCGTGCTTGAGTTGGAAGGCGGCACAATTCCGGACACGCACTCCATCGGCGACCAGGCCTCCAACCCGATCAACCAACAGTATAAGAGCACCGAGGTCACCAAGCTGGTCGTCGACAAGAATGACGCTAACCCGGTAAAGCTGACGAACGGCTGGGGCATCTTCGACGGCTACTTCCTGCCTAACCTGAAGACCGCGGACGTCGACAACCTCGATACGTCCGGCTCCACGAACATGGGCTACATGTTCCACATCCAGTCCCATCTGACCTCGATCACTGGGATGGACAAGTGGGACACCTCCAAAGTCACCGACATGCAGTACATGTTCCAGGGCGACACCGTGCTGGTCGGCGACGTTGACACCAGCCCTCAGGCTGCCCCTAACGGCCGCAATCTCGACCTGTCGAACTGGAAGACGTCCGCCGTCAAAAACATGACGGGCATGTTCCAGAATTGTTCGGCGTTGCAGTCCTTGGACATCAGCGGCTTCGACATGAACGGGCTGAGCTGGGTGTGGTTGGGAAGTGACGAAGGACCAGGAGGCCAGGCGATTTTAAGAAACTATTATAGCATGTTCGCAGGCATGAATCTGAAACGTGTGAAGCTGGGACAAGGTGCGCACATCGTTACGGATTATTCGAGTAATTCTGAAGTATATTATTCTGTTTATGGCTCAAAGGGTGTATTCAGCTATGATTGCGCTGGTAATGGTCATGAATTTGACGATGCCTGTCTTGCGACTACTCCTAGGTATGAGACGGTGGACCAGTCCGCCGTATTCAAAGGCTGGCATGGAATCAACCCGGGCCCTGCCGGTCCTGACGGCAAGGGCGAATGGTTGTATCTGACCACTGCCCATTATAACGGCAACGGGGCCGGTAGCAGCGTTACGCCATGTGGCGACGGGAACGCGGTCCCCTTCGCTCCGGTGTGCACGGCGGCTACGCGCCCTGGTTACCGGCTCAAGGGCTGGAACACCCAGGCGAACATGCAGGGTACCGATTACCTGTTGAAGGACGGGAACGGCAATGTTCCCGTGATTCCCTATGATCTGGGCAATGTCACCTTGTATGCTCGTTGGACTGATAAGCCGCAGCCGACTATCACCGGGCACACGGTGAAATCGGATGGGGTGCATGTGTCGGGAAGTTCGCTGGGCACGTTGCGGACAGGCGACAAGGTTACCGTTTCGGATGGGGATGGACAGTCCAGTCCGGCGGTCGCGGTTACGACCGGAAGTTCGTGGGAGGCTGTGGTTCCCTTGCCTAAGGACTTGGTCGGCAGGGGCGGCGACGTGACGTATACCGCTACGATCACCGGAGAGAACGCGGATCCGTCCGACGCGTATACCGCCACGATCGATGCGGTTGCTCCCGGGTTCGAGGACCTCAAGGTCGATTCCTCGGCGAGGACGCTGACGGGAACCGTATGGTCAAGTGGCGATAAAACTGCTCAGACGGGCAGGACGGTGGAGTCCGGCGATACGGTCGATGTCACTTGGCCGGATGAGACGACCTCGACGTCGGCTTCCGGCGCTGATGGCAAGTTCAGTGTGCCGGTTCCTGCCAGTGTGCCGATGAGCGGGAAGGCCAAGGTCAAGGCCACGGATGCCGCCGGTGCGAACGGCGTCGAGGGCCGGAGCAACGGTTCCGATCCTGTCGAGGTGAAGATGTCGAACACGGTCCGCTTCGATGTGGGGCCGGGCGCGGTGACCGATGCCCCGGTTGATCAGAACGTCGCGGATGGTGGTCATGCCATTGCGCCGACCATTGACCCTAGTAAGACCGGCTATCGGTTCGACGGCTGGTATACCGATGACAATTACGGTACGAAGTTTGATTTCGGCGGAATCGCCATCAACGAGGACAAGACGATTTATGCGAAGTGGACAAGGCTGTACAAGGTCAGTTTCGATCTGGGGTCGGGTGCCATGGCTGGCACTGGCAATGCGTCGACCGTGGACCAACAGGTGGCTGATGGCGGCCATGCTGCCAAGCCTTCCACCAACCCGGCTCCTCCGACTGGTTATCGGTTCGGTGGTTGGTACACCGACAATACGTATGCCACTAAGTTCAATTTCGATGATATGGCGATTACCGCCGATACGACTATCTATGCCAAGTGGGTCAAGACGTGGCAGGTCGTGTTCGATGCGAACGGTGGTGGCGCAGTGGCCAACCCGACGGTGACGCTGGACGATGGCCAGAAGGTCGGCGACCCAGGCGCGCCGAACCCGGCTCCGGCCGATGGCGACGGCAATCCCTCGGTGTTCCGCGGCTGGTACAACGGCACCACCAAGTACGACTTTAACGACGTGGTGACCGGTGATCTGAACCTCAAGGCGAAGTGGGCCGATGCCAACCACACGGTGACCTTCGACCCCAACCAGGGCCAGGGCGCACCGGACGCGGTGAGGGTCGCCGACCATGGCAAGGTGACCCGTCCCGCGGCCAGCAAGAACCCCACGCGCGAGGGCTACCGGTTCGATGACTGGTACACCGACGCGACCGGTTCGACGAAGTTCGATTTCTCGACGACCGAGATCACCGGAAACGCCACGGTCTACGCCCACTGGGTCAAGACCTACAAGGTGACCTTCGCCCCGGCCGGCGGCAGCGATGTGGACGGGCAGACGATCGACGCCGGCGGCACCGCCACCGATCCGGGCGCGCCCGCCACGGCGCCGACGGATGCGCACGGTGAATCCTCCCGCTTCCTCGGCTGGTTCGAGAGCGGCTCGGCCACGCCGTACGACTTCTCCGCCACTTCGGTGGGCGCCGATGTGACGTTGACGGCGCACTGGGACGACCTGCACCGTGAGGTCAGGTTCGACACCCAGGGCGGCCCGAGCGTTGGGCATCGCCTGAAGGACGACGGCGGCACGCCGGGCGCGGCACCTGCGGATCCCGAGTGGGCCAGGCACCGTTTCCTCGGCTGGTTCGACGCGCCCACGGGCGGCTCGCCGTTCGACTTCGGCCAGACGCTGCATGGCGACGTGACGGCGTATGCCCACTGGACCGGCACATGGGACGTGACGTTCGACGCGAACGGCGGTGACGATGTCGCCAAGCAGGAGATTAACAGCGGCGGCACCGCCACCGATACGGGCGCGCCGTCCACTCCTCCGACCGATCGCCACGGTGAATCCTCCCGTTTCCTTGGTTGGTTCGCCGATGGTTCGGAAACCGCCTATGACTTCTCGACGGCGGTGACCGGCGATGTTGCGTTGAAGGCCAAGTGGGACGATGCGCATCGTGAAGTCAAATTCGACTCCCACGGCGGTTCGAACGTCGCGCACCGTCTGGTCAACGACGGTGCCACGCCGGGTGCGGCGCCCGCCACTCCGACCCGTGCGAACTATCGCTTCCTCGGCTGGTTCACGGCCGAGGATGGCGGTACCGAGTTCGACTTCGGGCAGGCGCTGCATCGCGACGTGACGGCCCACGCCCGGTGGGTGCGGCGGTATACGGTGACGTTCGACGCGAATGGCGGCAGTGCGGTTGACGCTAAGACTGTGGATGCGGGTCGGCCTGTCTTGAAGCCTGCGGATCCCACGAAGCGGGATTCGCATGGCGAGCCGGCGCGGTTCCTGGGCTGGTACGAGCCGGGTTCCGAGACCGCATACGTGTTCGCCTCGACTCCGGTGAGTGCGGATGTGACGTTGACGGCGCGTTGGGATGATCTGCATCGCAAGGTGTCGTTCGACTCGCATGGCGGTTCGGCAGTGGACAGTCAGTTGAAGGTTGACGGGCAGAGCCCGGACGTGGTGGCGGACCCGTCGAAGACCGGTTATCGGTTCGTGGGTTGGTTCACGGCCGCTGATGGCGGTACCACGTTCAGTTTCGGCCAGGTGTTGCATGGTGATGTGACGGCGCATGCGCGGTGGGTGAAGACGTGGACGGTGTCGTTCGATACTGGGCTTGGCGGCAGTGTCGTGCCGTCGCAGACGCGTGACGAGGGTTCCTCGGCGGTGTCGGTGACTGACCCGACTACGTCGGCGACGGATTCGCACGGTGATCTGTCGAAGTTCCTTGGCTGGTTCGTAGATGGTGCGGACACGGCCTATGACTTCTCGAAGCCTTTGACGGCCGATGTGTCGTTGAAGGCGAGGTGGGGGGATGCGCGGCACAAGATCACGCTCAATCTTGGTAACGGCGAGGCCGACACCGTTTCGTGGGTCGACGATGGAGGCCTGCTCATCCGGCCTGTGACGGATCCGGTGAAGACGGGCTACCGGTTCGACGGCTGGTACACTGTCGCGCCTTCGCAGGCCAGCCGGATTCGCCTGCGTGGCGCGGGAACATACGACTTCTCCGTGGCGCCGACCGGCGATTTCACTCTGTATGCGCACTATGTCAAAACGTGGAACGTCACGTTCGACGCGAACGGCGGCACGGGCCAGCCCGTGGCGCAGGTCGTGGACGACGGCGCGAAGGCCACCGCTCCCGCGGCGGGCAGTGTGTCGCGCGACGGGTACGTGCTGAATGGCTGGAAGGACGCCAACGGCAGGGCTTACGACTTCGATTCGGCGGTGACCGGCGACGTGAGCCTCAAGGCCAGCTGGAAGGTGGACAAGTCCGCGCTCAACGCGTTGATCGACAAGGCGAAAGGCAAGGACAAGTCGGACTACACACCGGAGTCGTTCAAGCCGTTGCAGGACGCGCTCGACCATGCGAAGGACGTTTCCAAGGACCCGGATGCCTCGAAGTCGGATGTTGATCAGGCGGCAGCCTCCCTGCAGGACGCATTGAACTCCCTGAAGCCGGTCGATTCTGGCTCTAACGGTTCAAATGGCTCGAACGGTTCCGGTGCTAACGGTTCCAACTCGAATGGCTCGAACGGTTCCAACGGTTCCGGCGGGCTGGACGGGCTGATCGATCAGGCCGTGGCCCAGGCGGGCAACCACAGGCAGTCGGACTACACCCCCGACTCGTGGGAGGCCTTCCAGAACGCTCTAGACCGTGCCAGGGCCGTGGCGCGCGACCCGCATGCGTCAAAGGCCGACATCGACCAGGCCACGGCCGCGTTGCGCAATGCGTTGAACGGCCTGAAGCTCAGGGGCGGTCTGTCGGCCACCGGCGCCGGGGTCGTGGCCCCTGCCGTGCTGGCGTCTGTGCTGGCGGCTTTCGCGGGTATCACGCTCGTGCTACGCAAGCGTGAAAAACGGTAA